The Juglans regia cultivar Chandler chromosome 1, Walnut 2.0, whole genome shotgun sequence nucleotide sequence ATGCGCGTGATGCCGCGCGCGGCGCATGGCTGCACGCATAGGCATGCGCATGCTAGcctcgctagcccgcatgctgggcgccccgtgAGTGTCATCGcgcgggccaaggcatgcatgcatgctgggcgtTCCGTGCGTGTCACCCCACAAgccaaggcatggttgtgggctagccaaggtgcaTGTCCCCAtcatgactagggcatgtgcggcatctctagaggcaactcgacgtgAGGGTCTAACAGGTAAGCTGCAAGCGGCACAGTTGTGCAGCTCTCCTTAAAATAGTTGTTTCCTCAATCTTGGGCGCTTCAATGTGTGAAGAAAGTGTAAAAGATAACAGGTTACAcgtttaattaaaaattaaatataactatgttattaattttaatataatatagataagAATATCACATCGAGAGTAGCTAAGAATATCCCATGATTCAGAGAGCTCTAGGAATGATGAAGTAGAACTCAGCCAAATTAGAACTTGGTCCAATGGCTTATTCTTTCCTTAATAAGTGAGACATGATAACACTcagaaaaattcagaaaaatatagtcataaaaaataattaattaacgacaacattgatgttttttttatctaaaaaagcATATATAGGATTGGTCGACAGGTTAATATGGAATTTCCATGTGGATATGATTATGGAATTTCTATCTGGATATGATTATGGTAACATCTTGTTGGGTATGATATCTGTTAATAAAAAAGCACATGGACCCACAAGTACTACTCTTTTGAGACTAATGAAGGTATATTTGTTCCAAAtctataagaaaaagaaaataatggtaGCAATTAAGCTAGTGAGCAATTAGACTATAAAACTAAATTTGGCAATCTTCTCCTTGGCTCAGTCAAGAAATATGAGCCTAAaccctcttcttcttgtattctTTGATTTAATTCGCTGCAATTAATACTTTGATTAAAAAGAAGCTAGAGAGCATAGGCAATTAatgaatggaaaatgctagtccTATCGAGAATACTCACCGAGAGTGGGTACcgattgtacttttttttaaaaatattttttaatgactttgtaaattttttttttaatttttaaagggtttaaaagaatgtttaaaaaaaaaattacacattcgGTAAGAATTCTTAATAGACGTAgtaggattttttatttatttatttatttggaaaatatgatttttgaaCTCCAAACCTCTGTTTTGAAGGCTGTTAGTAATACCAACCAGGCTACCAACCTTTGGCACATAATAGCCCCCTTAATGAATACATATGCATAGGTGTAGTTTTTTTTCCATGAATGTTCAAATTCATGATTTCATATAGACCGAAAGGAAGTGCATTTTTCCATGATAAAATAGTAGATGTCGGACTGACTGTTTGGGTAGACAGTAGTCAAGCAAAAAAACGACTTTCACCAAAGTTGATGACTTTGTATAGAAAAAGGACCCAAAATGGTTCCCAAAAAATGCTTGATTTTTACGGTACTGGTTGTGGAGTATGATGACATTTCCTCCAATTCACAATGAAGTACCAATCAACCTCTCTATAGAAGGAGCATTACGTGTACAGAAATATCTCTTCCTGAATCCATTTTCTCTGTGATCTCAGCAACCCAAAGTGTAACATTTCTTAAtgtaaaagaaagagaagattaTTTACCAAAACTTGGGTCTCTAACCAGTGGCCCCCTTTgggttcctttttctttttttttttttcttttttttttttttttttttaccacaaAGATCCAATGCTTTTGCTCATTATTGCCTCCCCATTTGACATATAATACAAGGTGGTCTCCAATGATTTTTCAACATCTTACCTCATCCTTGTTTgtttggcatgcatgcatgaccaTGTTTATTTCATGAGCCCATTATTAATTCTCGCTAGTCATCTTTGCTTATGTACTTCAAGAAGATAAGGTTTAACTTTGGTGATGCTAACCTTGGGTTGATTAACCTCTATATACACTTCATTAGTGGGAATGATGACAGCTGATGTGCCTGTCGTGTTTGGGTTGGAACATCCCCTAAACCACATCTTAACAATACGTAATTGTTTCTAATTCGCCAACagattatctttttttaattttttagttttatatgtcGTATTCAAACAACCGCCCTTGCCTCACTAGCACGTAATCCAAAGTCAAATGGTCTCTATAAAATTAACAACAATACACCCATTGTTTATTCTTATTAGTCATGAAAAAGTAATTAAGATTGTTTGTATGAGATTTTTTAGGCAGTGTAGACCCATATGAGCATTTGATATTGCATGAGTGTCTATCTCTTTTTGAACGgttcttctatatacaatcgGTAGATATAACCGGCATGCAGTCGTCCATGTCAcgtcagatttaaaatgaattgtttactCTTTCTTTAAACGTACAtgttctctctcatcagctcgatCTCTCTCTGCTTAgagctctctctcatcagctcaaACTCTCTCATCAAGTGTCTCCACGTCAGTTCCGTTTGCACTAGGCGCTCGCAACAAGcgtttttcctttttgaattGGACAATCTAATTTtgacaagagaaatgatatttacagtcgttgAGTGTGCAAGAACCgcacaatttctttgaaaaaagtgagtaaatacgagatctacatgaaaaaaattaatttttttaatagtgaattctaTTATCTTTCAAAGTAATTGTATGACACTTGTGCACTctacgactatatgtagcattactcttatgacaataaataaatcctTGAAGATCTCTATTTTGTATATGATGACCATGGCCCATAGTGTGTTGATTCGACTCGATTAACTAAATTCTCTTATGGGCCTCGGCAACAAACTACATAAGAGATTTGGGCTTTAGGCCTGAATGCTTGAACGTTACCCGTCTTATTATTTTAACCTCGGGTCGTTGTTGTGCTGGGCTGGAACCAGCCCAAAATACTGTTTCACAGCCCAGTGAGCCCACAGACATGTACTACTTTCCATAAACACACTGCGAAGAGGAAGAAGGTCCGGAAAGACATTTTCTTCCGAGCCGAAGTTCGCTTTCGCCAAAACAACAGGTTCTTCCCCTCTATTTGTCTAATGTCACGCTTAGGGTTTTGTAGCACCTTTTGATGAATTTTTGGGTTTCTCTGTTTACGAAATAACTCTTTAATGGTTTCTCTGTCTTATAACTCGGAACTTAGTCTAATCAGCTGTACGAGTAATTTATATGCTAGTTCTTTTGTCAAAGTGTAGATTTGAAGGTGACTGTTTGACTTCAGAATTTAAAATCGAATTGTGGGATTGGGGAAAGATGCTCTTTTGGGGCTCCGTTTCTCTCGACGGAAGATTTTTCAACTTTGTGACTTATGTTTGTTGCTGGTTTTAACCTCTGAATCTATATTATTGGGACCCTTGAACTGATGGAAAATAGAAACTATCTAATACCGTAAGTTTTAAGAACTAAACTAAAAGAAGGTTAGAAATTCTATGCTTAACGACCAAGTACATTCCTGTAATTTTTGAGTAATTGTTTATAACTGTTCATAGATTATCATCAaggtgattatttttttatttacattctatGCAGTGTTATAGGCTTTGGAGGGCCTAAAATGTTTGGCCATTTCAGTAGCAGAGAAGTTTTGTCCTGAAATTTTTCCTATacgtaatatatatgtatatgtttagATATAGACATCTTTATGACTTAATACAATTGCAAACATCCCACAACATATTCCAAGATCGGTAGTATACACACCCCCTGGACTTGTGCTCTGGTTATCGGTGCATATGAACATCATGCATAATCTCTTGGATTTATATTTGTGTATGAATTCGATTATTCAAGATTGTTACGGTGCTCCCTTTCTTTCGTGTGCCTCGGGAAGAGCTTTTGTTCATTGATGATTTTTAATGTTGGTTGATTGCTTTGACAGATATTGTGGAAATGACCCCCATTCTGTAACTCTATTAAATCaccatattttttgtttcacaCTTTGTAATTTGTCATTATATTTGATGGCATCTTAATTTTGTTCTTCTGTAGCAATGAAGGTACGGTCGGCAGTTAAGAAGATGTGTGAGTTTTGTAAGACGGTTAAACGTCGTGGTCGTGTTTATGTATTATGCACAGCTAATCCTAAACATAAGCAACGACAAGGCATGTCAACATTTTCATATGAAGGCCAGCCTCCTCCTACGTATgcgtttttcttttattcctggccctttttttttttttaatgcacaaATGCATGAGTAATGACAAACTGATAAGTTCATAATGTAAAATTGTTGAAGCCTTGAGTATATTTTgaggaaataaattatagaaCTTTCTTGAGGGACCACCTACTTTGCTTGATGGAAATGAAGCCGCTACCTGTTTGAATTGTTTATCTAGTGAACTACTGCACAAACTCATATAATGCACACCCAGGATACCGAATATTTTCTTGGAACAGCTAGTAATAGACTTGTTGGTTTCAATTTTTTCAGGTCTTTGGATATGAGTACCAAACTGGATAACTTTTCAGGTCACAACTTCAGGGCTGGTCTGGCTTCTCTCACACCAAAAAGGCCGGACTCTTCAATAATGTATGGATGGAGGGTAGGCCTCGCATCCATCCTGTCCAAAAAGGCCAATTAGCATCCGTTCTATGTGGAAGGGCAAGAATGAAATGGGACGGGGACAAAGTTTGATGAGGAACAAATGTTACTGATTTTTGCCTTGTGTAATTTTGTTTCTGTGCTGCTATGCTTATTTTGTCAACTCTTGAccttattttttatgttctgtTCAATCTGATGCTATATTCTACAGCTATAGTTGAAAGGGATggttaaaaaatgaatattctaCAGCTATAGTTGAAAGGGATGgttaaaaaatgaaggaaagaaagaaaaaaagaaagaaaagagtagGAATTGGAGTAAACAAGGTTGCCTGAGATTGCAGATGTCAAATGTTCTCCAAATCTTGGGCAGATCTTTATGAAAGCAACTGAAAAGTTGGGAAAAGTCTCTTTTCTGGAGCTAGAAAAGCTTCTCCTTGAAGCATAATTCAGCACTCTGGCCCTtgtaacttaaaatatattgaaGGCATGGCGTAGAGTTGGAATACCATGATCATGGAGAAGAAATACTAGTGGAGATGGGATTTTTTTGTTGCACTTTCTTAGGAGAGAGTAACACCTCGTTTgattatacagatgagataaaaattgaaagttaaataaaatattgttagaatataatcttttaatattatttttatttttgaatttgaaaattttgaattttttattatattttgtgtaggaatttgaaaaaattataatgattagatgaaatgggatgagatagtttgtgtaaccaaacaagaccCAAGAAAAGGTGGCTTCCAAGCTAAGAAATACATCTTTTTTCAAAGCCTAATTTTGCATAGAGAAAACCTGGAGACCAACCGGTCTGGAGGCAAGCCATAACCAGCCCTACAATCTCAATTTGTCATGTCAACATGTTATGTGACTAACTATGCACTTGCCTATACCAGATCTCATCCCTTACCCAAACTCTCCCCAACACCCCACGCCCATCCCATGCATTAGGTTTCAGTGTTTTAGTTTCTACTCTGCTACCCAAATTCTCCCAATCATTCTGACGGCAATGACAAGATAACACAACGGTGACGGAGCTCGACCCGCCCAGCCCTCCCGAATAGATAACACGACGGCACAAACATTTCAAGACATTATTTTCTGTTCAGAGACAGCAAATAGTGTTAAGAAAACTCTCTTTCTAAAGCAAAAGAGATAACAGTAATAGAATAGTCAAAATATGTATACTCCATAATACAAGTGGATTGGGAAtcataactttttttcaaataccaagACCCAAAAGCAAACTGAAACTAAAGCACCTGAACATTTCCTTTTTCACCCTAAAAGTAAAGCACCTGAGCATTTCCTTTTACAAGCCAAGACCCAAAAGCAAACTGAAAGTAAAGCACTTGAACATTTACATGCCAAGGCCCAATAACAAACTGAAAGTAAAGCAATCGGTGTTTACATGCCAAGACCCagtttcatttcctttttctttgtttatacTTTTCAGCCTCAAGCACCTGAACATTGAAAATTGAACATTTGGCACTGTATTTAAACTTACTGATATTTTGAATTACAATCAACTAACTTTtagaaaacataaattaatggagccatatattaaaagaacaaaaaagagtGCTATTAAATATTGCATGTGTGATTCTCGAAGACCGAAAAAGGAGCCATATGTCTGCTTCTCGAAGACCTTTTTACAAACACTTACTGATATTTTACAAACAATTTCTATTTGCTTCAACAAAGAGTGCTACTACATATTTCTCATAACCTATTCAATTAGAGATAACTATttacattttataacatattatttttttgataagtaacaggAAGTGGTGAAAAAAGAGGACTTCctaggacaaaaaaaaaaaaaaaaaaatcgagactCTACATCCAAATGATGTTTAGGGCATATTCTCCAAGCAAAAGAGATAAAGTGCAAAAATCAAACCATTAGTAGTGGCGATGACAAAATCTCAGAGGAAAAATCAGATTCGAAGGGGAAGGTTGAGTTTCAAACGTATTCCATGTAGTGTGTCATGCAACGGTGAATTGTGCTATTAGAGGAATTAATCAGCTGCTTTCCGTTCTATGATGCTACAGACCCTTCATCTTACGTGTAGTCAGTCTATTGGTGGACTGTTTTTCGCCCAACAACAATAGGCTTGTtgcaaagcatttctcttttgcatatttgtatttgagtcgTGCTATACAGAAGTCTCATACTCCTGcacatcatttaaaaacatatgattttatcattttaccctcatATTTTAATGTGGGagttatgtttagaatttttctttgtacTTTTATGACGTTTCTATCTTTGCAACAATGCCAAATTTGTGCTATAAGTTATAATGATGGATAATTAGGTTGGTAAGGCAATTGATCGAATCTAAAGactcttattataaaatttatttatcttattttttttttattattctctcaATATCTCTTAACGTGACATTAAATTATAGGTCTATtagtaaaatgtaataaatagtatctaataatttaatatcacatcataagatgataggaaaatgataaaaaaataatgatgagtagcattactattcatcaattttttgcagctatttcataaaattataaaatgtttttatataactataataaagaTAGATGGGGgatgttattcatcatttcacattatacactttacatattttaattttttattttattttattttattttattcttactaaactaattaaattgttctatttattatctatacatcacatatatacttgttatgagaaaaaagaaaaaagaaaaactaaaaaagaagcagtgtgtggtgtgtgagatgcgaagtagaattattcaataaattataCCGACCAAAACTCTGTCGTATCAACGGATATAAAGACCTATGTTATCGGTTAGTATTTTTGTCAATATAACAAGTTTTTCGAAATATATTCCGtccaatatttaatatatatattttatatataaagatgggGGGTTCgatctttaattttcttaataaaaaattaaaatattatcaattgatCCAAATGATATTGACcttctaatatttaatattaatgtacaTATATAACTGTGTATATGTGTATTTATACACAAATATTAAGCTATCGACTATATGGCCCAGCAAGATTTATGATATCTTTGAAACATGCGTTTAGCTTATCTGGTGATGTGACTCAAGGAAAAGCTTTATCCATTTATTAAGAATACTTTGtctcttattaaataaataaatattgactGCACAAATAACGTACGATTCATAGGAGAAAGATTTAATTATcttatgtaaatttaattattaaattctttatgcATTATCCtttgtcaataaaataaaattacaaatttaaaataaggagACTGCAGTGCACTGTTCTTGTTAGTTGTTACTGTTATTCACTCTATGAGAAAAGCTTCACTCTATTCAAAGTCGGCAACGAAGTCAGTAGAACATGTCAGAGACGGCGGCAACGTTGAAAAGCCCATCAAATTTGGAAATCAAATAACACCCAATTGGTTCTGATAAGGACCCAAGTCCAAGAGGATTCAGCTTTCTTATTttgcaatctctctctctctgttttttttttttacactacGGCATTTCAGAACCCTAGAATTCGCTTAGGATTTGCCGTCCGGTGGTGGTTTTCTCGGAATCTATGTGTCGTTGTTAAGTTCTGTTTGAGTTTTTGGCGATTATGGTAATGCAGAATAGCTCGATTGGTGCTTGGATCCGTCACTTCCTTGCTTGCACAGGGTAAGTCCTCGGTTCCGGACCCTAATTCTCGATAATCagttttattcaaatttgattttggttttgtcGAGTACTTTTCTTGCTTTTGTCGAGTGAATTGATTGCTCTGAAGTTTTGTGTCCAAAAAGTAAGGAAAGTACTTCAGTTAGGGATGTTTCTGCTATTAATGTTTGTTATGgctttcacctttttttttttatttgcccCTTTTTGGAATGTCCGTTGACTTGCTTGTTCAACTGTtacgtttattttattttgtttatgtcaGCATGTTGTTGTAAATTTCAAACATTGTCGCCATTAATAGCAATCCgatctctttttccttttgttcctTGGAGAGTATTTAAAATTTACCTCAGCAAGGGAATATAAAGTTTCACATCAGTGCACGTATGTAGGGAGTTCATTGCCTCCTCATACCTTTTAAGCTTGTAGACGATTGGCGATTAAGAAAtatctcatctataaaatttTCAGACTTCAAAGtctatatttataaagataCAAAAAAGCATATGAGCATATAGATTGGATTATATATGGTATTCAAGTATGTGAAAGTTGGCGTGCATGGTGCATGTGAATTGTCAATATGTCAACTCAATTGATAGCAGCTTTGGTAATAGAGATGGTAATgtgttatttttggaaaatttatatTCCTGTATTAACCAACCATAAATCCATGAACTAGTAAAAATGGGTTGAAAGAATGGCGCTATTAACTAATACACAAATGGGGACATACGATTCTGGTGGGCTGGGAACACAGAAGGAGAGAAATGCAGCTATTTCCCATGCAAATAAACAATTCGTAAGTCACAATCTTAGCATTCAAGATCTACATGGTAGCCTCTGTCACATGTcattgaaaatgagaagagaCATTAATATTGCAGATATATGTTGCGTGTGTGGGTTAGAAGTACTCTAATATGTCTTCTTTCATTAAGCTTTCCAAATCTGTACCTTTCCACCTGTTGCTGAACCGGCTTGACCCTATCAACTTCACCATCTTACTAGTTGTCCATCTGCTCTCATCTTTCAGTTACTCCCTTTGTGCTTTCTTTCTGTGCCTAAGGCTTCGTTATGTGAAATGGAAATGAAATCAATGAATCAAGGCTGCACCAGGACATCAGCCTTGACATGGAAACAAATTAAGGCTATAGTGTGAATTTATCATCCTGAACAAAATTGATTGACAAGAATCTACTTATAGTGACCCTAGTTGAAGCCAAATTGCATTCAATTTTTATAGGGTATTCAAACAGCTTCTATAAATTATGTCAACGTTAGTGCCCAGACTCTCTAGAAGAAAAATTTCTAGCCATTCTTTTGAGTCTCAAACTATTGGTATCCATTCGTGTCAGGGAAAGATGATGAGAAACTGCACAAGGACCGTGTGCTTTTTGTCTGGTGTCCTTGATAATGTGAAATTGTATTGAGTTTGATGGCCGTTTTGTGACACTGTTGGTACTGCATCTAGCTTCACAACTGTTGAACATGAATTATTTCCCCTAATTGGGAGAAGGAAAGTGAAATAAAATGTTGATGACTACTGCTTATACTGGTTCAAGTGCTGACATGTACTGATCTGGCCTTAATGCTCTGCTATATTGGTTGCTGTTATTTATTGTACATGTGGTTTAACTTGGTTTGTAACAGAACAGTGGTTGCTTTGGATGCTGCTCTAAACCCACACCAATTATTGCTGTTGATGAGCCATCAAAGGGACTGAAAATTCAAGGGCGCATGGTGAGAAAACCTAGTatatcagatgatttttggagtACCAGCACATATGATCCAGACAACAGCACCATTCAGTCTCAAAGAAGCATCTCATCTATCAGCACATCAAACCAGACCTTCAATTCTGGCAGTGGGATTGGTAGCACAAGCTGCAATTCTCACTTTGTAAATCATGGCAAGTTCTCTTATGTTATTCTTTATCTCCCGCTTACGTGCTGAGAAAAATATGGTTGTTTTTATATGCTGCGATCTGGAGAATTTTGTTACCTCGTTGTGGTGAGTTGCATTCATGATTATTGGTTTTGTGCAATTCTGGTTTGTGAGACGGAGTCACGTAACATGTTCATTTGTTGATTGTAGGCCTTCTGCTCTGGAATCAAACCAGGCTTCAATGGACTGGAAGTAGCAGGTCCAGGGATCAAACTCAACAAAGTCGGGAACCCCGATTAAGGTGTCTTACGTGTGCCTTTTATGATGAATTCATT carries:
- the LOC108995668 gene encoding uncharacterized protein LOC108995668, coding for MVMQNSSIGAWIRHFLACTGGCFGCCSKPTPIIAVDEPSKGLKIQGRMVRKPSISDDFWSTSTYDPDNSTIQSQRSISSISTSNQTFNSGSGIGSTSCNSHFVNHGLLLWNQTRLQWTGSSRSRDQTQQSREPRLSWNETYESCLGTKQPFPQPIPLSEMIEFLVDVWEQERLYD
- the LOC108995578 gene encoding uncharacterized protein LOC108995578; amino-acid sequence: MKVRSAVKKMCEFCKTVKRRGRVYVLCTANPKHKQRQGMSTFSYEGQPPPTSLDMSTKLDNFSGHNFRAGLASLTPKRPDSSIMYGWRVGLASILSKKAN